In the genome of Populus trichocarpa isolate Nisqually-1 chromosome 6, P.trichocarpa_v4.1, whole genome shotgun sequence, one region contains:
- the LOC7471578 gene encoding U-box domain-containing protein 10 isoform X1 gives MVSVLILFCSPLLQFQGLSIVLCVIFDANVEIYFGLKSPSYVEDISYVNFEIAAASWKTSKTMSATRLRETITECLADVQSDSVDAQRKALQTLAALTKVSPQNRSLLAQTDGVVSTLLTLTKISSSIIRILALSILFNLSLNPDLKWNLADMETIHHLNSIILSASSPEINRLVCSLICSLAMLDKNKAKFGVAGTVQVLVGAISGPRCPASHHLLSSLAELVQFHGNCTVAVRSGAVQVLIGVVESTDGEDLAGTSLAVLGHLARFNEGLNALIRTDQIVSSMLNVLRGRCMLSKEGAAEILLRLFDESEGCVRDAFRLPEFSSVLADISVRGSSKAREKANQLLKKMVDANLDPYTDGNSLFLPWYQ, from the exons ATGGTTTCTGTGCTGATCCTTTTCTGTTCGCCACTGCTCCAATTTCAAGGATTGTCGATTGTGCTCTGCGTGATCTTCGATGCAAATGtagaaatatattttggattaaaatcACCGAG TTATGTTGAGGATATCAGCTATGTGAACTTTGAAATTGCTGCTGCCTCTTGGAAGACTAGTAAAACCATGTCAGCAACCAGGCTGCGTGAAACCATTACTGAATGCCTTGCTGATGTTCAGTCAGACTCCGTTGATGCTCAGCGGAAAGCTCTGCAAACCCTAGCTGCCCTTACCAAGGTCAGTCCCCAGAACAGGAGCTTGCTTGCACAAACAGACGGTGTCGTATCTACCCTTCTTACCCTGACCAAAATCTCCTCCTCTATCATCAGAATCCTTGCGTTATCCATTCTTTTCAACCTCTCCCTGAACCCTGATCTAAAGTGGAATCTTGCAGATATGGAAACCATTCATcatctcaattcaataattCTCTCAGCAAGTTCCCCTGAAATCAACCGGTTAGTTTGCTCTTTGATTTGCAGCTTAGCGATGCTAGACAAAAACAAGGCCAAGTTTGGGGTGGCAGGTACTGTCCAGGTGCTGGTTGGTGCTATTTCAGGACCTCGTTGTCCTGCCTCTCACCATCTCCTTAGTTCCTTGGCTGAGCTTGTGCAGTTTCATGGGAATTGTACAGTGGCTGTCCGTTCAGGAGCAGTCCAAGTGCTCATTGGAGTAGTGGAGAGCACAGATGGCGAGGATTTGGCTGGGACTTCTCTTGCTGTTCTAGGTCACCTAGCTCGGTTCAATGAAGGATTGAATGCCTTAATAAGAACTGACCAGATCGTGAGTTCTATGTTAAATGTTCTAAGAGGGAGGTGCATGCTGAGCAAGGAAGGCGCAGCGGAGATTCTTCTTCGGCTTTTCGACGAAAGTGAAGGTTGCGTTAGAGATGCTTTCAGGCTGCCAGAGTTCTCGTCTGTCCTGGCTGATATTTCAGTGAGAGGATCATCAAAGGCACGCGAGAAGGCAAATCAGCTACTGAAGAAGATGGTGGATGCTAACCTTGATCCTTACACTGATGGGAATTCCCTGTTTCTCCCATGGTATCAATGA
- the LOC18100681 gene encoding peptidyl-prolyl cis-trans isomerase CYP95 isoform X5: MSIADRDALGSQFIITFRANHHLDRKYVAFGKLVQGDKVLKNIEDVGDEEGRPTVTVKIINCGEFIEDKKKVNKLKVEKHKKSSRDRKRRRRNYLSDSESSSDSDMESTESDSDSDSLLSSSSDISSSSEDRRKKRKRTSKRDKHRRGKKRDKRREKRRKRRDKRSKRRTRRSSDSLTDGESESETSSDDDALNAQAKERKCRDPSQKTAEGQSPVVLEEEVASLPCKKREEPDILEKEDGEFPKENGSRRSNGMGADAKSYGSEDREPDIRDDHPVKSRSQSRSQSMSPKRTTSKSMSISPRRSLSKSPDVSPKRSVSRSRSASRSHPRVSQRSISRSPVRSGSSQSPARSFSRSPVRTKKARSISTSPVRSRSPRSFSRSPVRALPRRSQSRSPVRSLSRSLKKSISRSPLRDSRRSISRSLVRSSRRSISRSPVRSRRSISRSPVRSSRRSVSRSPVRSSRRSVSRSPVRSSRRSVSRSPVRSSRRSISRSSGRAPSRRSVSRSPIRAPSRNNRRSYSRSPSTRRARFPDRRSLSRSVSPDGSPKRIRRGRGFSQRYAYARRYRTPSPKRSPVRSFRYSGRDRYSSYRRYSPRRFRSPPRGRTPPSRYRGRRSRTRSPSVSRSPRYRNRHYSRSGSPVRSRSPVDVSKSRLSPRVARQRSPSSSRSPSKSRSSLDSQSPKRLSKDRSRSSSRSPGGKKGLVSYDDGSPDSSQR; this comes from the exons acaaaaagaaagtaaataaactGAAAGTGGAAAAGCACAAGAAATCTTCTAGAGAcagaaagaggaggaggagaaactACCTGTCCGACTCGGAGAGTTCATCTGATTCTGATATGGAATCAACGGAATCTGATAGTGATTCTGACTCCCTTTTGTCCTCATCATCTGACATTAGTTCTTCAAGTGAAGATAGGcgcaagaagagaaagagaactTCTAAACGAGACAAACATAGACGTGGAAAAAAACGAGACAAGAGACGTGAAAAGAGGCGAAAGAGACGTGACAAGCGATCCAAACGTAGAACAAGAAG ATCATCAGATAGTCTCACAGATGGTGAGAGTGAGAGTGAAACCAGCTCTGATGACGATGCTCTTAATGCTCAAGCAAAAGAGAGGAAGTGTAGAGACCCTTCTCAGAAAACTG CTGAGGGTCAGTCTCCTGTGGTTTTGGAGGAAGAAGTTGCCTCCCTTCCTTGTAAAAAGAGGGAGGAACCTGATATACTTGAAAAGGAAGATGGTGAATTCCCCAAGGAAAATGGATCTCGACGAAGTAATGGCATGGGGGCAGATGCTAAATCCTATGGAAGCGAAGATAGAGAACCCGATATCAGAGATGATCACCCAGTAAAATCCAG GAGCCAGAGCAGGAGCCAAAGCATGAGTCCCAAGAGGACCACGAGTAAGAGTATGAGTATTAGTCCCAGGAGGAGCCTGAGCAAGAGCCCAGATGTTAGTCCAAAGAGAAGCGTAAGCAGGAGTCGCAGTGCTAGTAGAAGCCATCCTCGTGTCTCACAGAGGAGTATCAGCAGGAGTCCTGTTAGAAGTGGCAGCAGCCAGAGCCCAGCTAGAAGTTTCAGCAGAAGTCCTGTGAGGACCAAGAAGGCTAGAAGCATAAGCACGAGCCCGGTGAGATCTCGGTCTCCAAGAAGTTTTAGCAGGAGCCCTGTGAGAGCACTTCCTCGAAGAAGCCAAAGCAGGAGCCCAGTGAGATCTCTGTCTCGATCATTGAAGAAGTCAATTAGCAGAAGTCCTTTAAGAGATTCTAGGAGGAGCATAAGCAGAAGCCTGGTTCGATCTTCCCGGAGAAGCATTAGCAGAAGCCCAGTTAGATCTCGGAGAAGCATAAGCAGAAGCCCGGTTCGATCTTCCAGGAGGAGCGTCAGTAGAAGCCCGGTTCGATCTTCCAGGAGGAGCGTCAGCAGAAGCCCGGTTAGATCTTCCAGGAGAAGCGTCAGCAGAAGCCCGGTTAGATCTTCTCGGAGAAGCATTAGTAGAAGCTCTGGTAGGGCTCCTTCAAGGAGAAGTGTTAGCAGGAGTCCAATTAGGGCACCAAGCAGGAATAATCGTCGCAGCTACTCAAGGAGCCCTAGCACACGTAGGGCAAGGTTTCCTGATCGAAGAAGTTTGTCAAGAAGTGTTTCCCCGGATGGGTCTCCCAAGCGCATCAGGAGGGGAAGAGGTTTCAGTCAACGATATGCTTATGCTCGGAGATACAGAACTCCCTCTCCAAAGCGTTCTCCTGTGAGATCCTTCCGTTATAGCGGGCGTGATAG ATATTCCAGTTACCGAAGGTATTCTCCTAGGCGTTTTAGAAGTCCACCAAGAGGAAGAACTCCACCAAG CAGATATAGAGGGAGGAGAAGCCGTACACGAAGCCCATCTGTATCACGCAGCCCTCGTTATCGTAATCGTCATTATAGCCGCAGTGGCAGCCCTGTTCGCAGTCGTTCCCCAGTTGATGTGTCCAAGTCTCGTCTGTCTCCACGAGTTGCAAGGCAGAGGTCGCCGTCTAGCAGCCGGAGTCCATCAAAATCACGATCTTCATTGGATTCCCAGTCGCCAAAGCGACTCAGCAAAGACAGATCAAGGTCATCATCAAGGAGTCCCGGTGGGAAGAAGGGTCTGGTGTCGTATGATGATGGTTCTCCCGACTCTAGTCAAAGGTGA
- the LOC7471578 gene encoding U-box domain-containing protein 10 isoform X2, with protein MSATRLRETITECLADVQSDSVDAQRKALQTLAALTKVSPQNRSLLAQTDGVVSTLLTLTKISSSIIRILALSILFNLSLNPDLKWNLADMETIHHLNSIILSASSPEINRLVCSLICSLAMLDKNKAKFGVAGTVQVLVGAISGPRCPASHHLLSSLAELVQFHGNCTVAVRSGAVQVLIGVVESTDGEDLAGTSLAVLGHLARFNEGLNALIRTDQIVSSMLNVLRGRCMLSKEGAAEILLRLFDESEGCVRDAFRLPEFSSVLADISVRGSSKAREKANQLLKKMVDANLDPYTDGNSLFLPWYQ; from the coding sequence ATGTCAGCAACCAGGCTGCGTGAAACCATTACTGAATGCCTTGCTGATGTTCAGTCAGACTCCGTTGATGCTCAGCGGAAAGCTCTGCAAACCCTAGCTGCCCTTACCAAGGTCAGTCCCCAGAACAGGAGCTTGCTTGCACAAACAGACGGTGTCGTATCTACCCTTCTTACCCTGACCAAAATCTCCTCCTCTATCATCAGAATCCTTGCGTTATCCATTCTTTTCAACCTCTCCCTGAACCCTGATCTAAAGTGGAATCTTGCAGATATGGAAACCATTCATcatctcaattcaataattCTCTCAGCAAGTTCCCCTGAAATCAACCGGTTAGTTTGCTCTTTGATTTGCAGCTTAGCGATGCTAGACAAAAACAAGGCCAAGTTTGGGGTGGCAGGTACTGTCCAGGTGCTGGTTGGTGCTATTTCAGGACCTCGTTGTCCTGCCTCTCACCATCTCCTTAGTTCCTTGGCTGAGCTTGTGCAGTTTCATGGGAATTGTACAGTGGCTGTCCGTTCAGGAGCAGTCCAAGTGCTCATTGGAGTAGTGGAGAGCACAGATGGCGAGGATTTGGCTGGGACTTCTCTTGCTGTTCTAGGTCACCTAGCTCGGTTCAATGAAGGATTGAATGCCTTAATAAGAACTGACCAGATCGTGAGTTCTATGTTAAATGTTCTAAGAGGGAGGTGCATGCTGAGCAAGGAAGGCGCAGCGGAGATTCTTCTTCGGCTTTTCGACGAAAGTGAAGGTTGCGTTAGAGATGCTTTCAGGCTGCCAGAGTTCTCGTCTGTCCTGGCTGATATTTCAGTGAGAGGATCATCAAAGGCACGCGAGAAGGCAAATCAGCTACTGAAGAAGATGGTGGATGCTAACCTTGATCCTTACACTGATGGGAATTCCCTGTTTCTCCCATGGTATCAATGA